The window GGGCGTATAACAAAGAGGAAGGGAAATAAGAAAAAGACGATAATTATCGTCTTTTTTGTTCTTTTGTAAAAAAATATGCACTTCGTATAAATATTGGAGATTGGTTTATATTATGTGTGTAAGGTAACCATTTTAGACCAGTAAGAATACTCCTTCCTCTTAACAATAATTTTTAAAAGGAGGTAGGTATTTTAATTAATAAAATTAAACCAACTTTATTTCCCTTCCTCTTTGTTATACGCCCTCTGATGATTGAAGCATTTTTTTAACTCATCAACAACAAATTGAGCATCATTGCCAATACCCAGTTGTAAATCCTTGTCTGAAACCATTTTGGGATTAAGCTTATTAACAATTTTTCTTACTTTAAATCTAACTTTATTTAATTGTTCAATCTTTCCAGCATCAACATTTTTAACAACCATTCTTACCCTTGTAATACAATTATCAGCACTAATAATATTATCTTTACCTAAAATATCGAAAATTTCTCTAGCTAATAACTGATAAGAAGACAGTGGTAAACTATTATCCAAATTATCTATTTCACTAACAGTTTGCTCACGACCTAATGTTTGATAATTAAACTTCTTAATCAAATAATTAAAAGAAAAATAATAAGCACCGCCACCTAAAATACCAATTGGCAATATTCAACCCGGATTTGCCCATATCTGCGAAATACCAGGTTCCCAAGTTATCTTAGCAATTTTCATTGATTGATAAAAACTTAAAACATAATCAATTAAACCAGCAGAAAAACCAAAACCAATCCGAATTCCTAAACCAACAGTAATTGCACTAATAATCCCTGATAAAACAATATGAACAAGAAACAATACTGGTGCTGCATAAATAAAACTAAATTCTAATGGTTCAGTAACCCCAGTTAAAAATGAAACTGATGCAACTCCGAGTAATAATGCCATCACTTTTTTTCTTTGGTCAGGATGAGCACATTTAATGATCGCAAGAGCAGCGGCTGGTAATCCAAACATCATAATTGGAAAAAACCCGCTTTGAAATAATCCAGCACCAATAACTAAATCATTACTAAGAAATGCAGGAATATCGCCATTAATAATTGTTCCGTTCTGTGAAGTAGTAAAAGGGTGTTGTCAAAAAAAATAAATATTAAAAATACGCATTAAACCACTAGCATTTAATGCTCTATTAAGCATTGTATAAATGCTAGCAACCCCTCATTGAATATGACGCGTTGAACTGTCAACTTTTTCAGGAATAATAACTTGTCCAAAACTTAAAAATCCTAACTGAAGCCAAGGTCAAATTATTGCTACTAAAATAGCACTCGGTAAAGAAACTAAAATAACAACCAATGGCACAAATCTTCTTCCAGAAAAAAACGATAAAGCAGTTGGCAACTTAATGTTTTGAAAACGATTATAACAAGTAGCTGCTAATATACCAGCAATAATACCACTCAGAACTCCCATATCAATAGAATAAAAAACTTCATTGCCTTTAAGTTGATATAAAAGTTTTGATTTATTTTCTAAGTTAATATCTAATAAAATTGTTGAATAAAAAACTTTTGGTAATATTGTCATTAGACCAATTAATATTGTATAAGCAAAAAAACCAATAAGAGCCGCTTCACCACGATTATCTTTAGCAAAACTAAAAGCCACTCCAATAGCAAAAAGAACAGAAAGATTATCAAAAACACTTCCATTAATAACCTGCAATATTGAACCAATATATCAAATAACACTGTTCTCAGTAATTCCAAAATCTTTAGTCATCATTAATCCGCCTACACGACTCAATATTGCCGCGATAGGTAAAATAGCAATCGGAAACATTAACGATTTAGCAAGTTTTTGTAATCCTGAACTTGTTTTATTACGAAAATGCTTTAAAGTATTTTTTAGTTGAAAATTATTAGATATCAGCTTAAGTTTTTTAAAACTACTAAAAATATGTTTAAATTCCATTTAAATTCATCCCTACCTTTATTTTAAATTTATAACTTAAATTTAATTATTTCTGCATATAAAAAGTCTAATAATTGCAATAATAATTGCAATCTAATTGAAAAAATACTTCATAATTGTTCTTCATCAGATGTAATTAAAAAGTAAGATTTAAAATTTCTAGCTAACTTTGTTTCTTTGTTAAAAATACCGATTGAATAAGCTTTATGTTTTGCTTCTTCAATTATTTCACCAATTAATCTATTTGTACCACTTAATGATACGCAAATAATAACATCATCCTCAGTAATTAAAGGCAAATATGAATAAATAACATTAATATCATTCTCACAAATAACATTTTTATCTACTCATCTTAATCTTTGTACGAAAGAAATAATAGGATAATAGGAAATTCCAAAACCAAAAATAAAAATCTTTTTTGCATCTATAATTT is drawn from Spiroplasma endosymbiont of Asaphidion curtum and contains these coding sequences:
- a CDS encoding PTS transporter subunit EIIC; the encoded protein is MEFKHIFSSFKKLKLISNNFQLKNTLKHFRNKTSSGLQKLAKSLMFPIAILPIAAILSRVGGLMMTKDFGITENSVIWYIGSILQVINGSVFDNLSVLFAIGVAFSFAKDNRGEAALIGFFAYTILIGLMTILPKVFYSTILLDINLENKSKLLYQLKGNEVFYSIDMGVLSGIIAGILAATCYNRFQNIKLPTALSFFSGRRFVPLVVILVSLPSAILVAIIWPWLQLGFLSFGQVIIPEKVDSSTRHIQWGVASIYTMLNRALNASGLMRIFNIYFFWQHPFTTSQNGTIINGDIPAFLSNDLVIGAGLFQSGFFPIMMFGLPAAALAIIKCAHPDQRKKVMALLLGVASVSFLTGVTEPLEFSFIYAAPVLFLVHIVLSGIISAITVGLGIRIGFGFSAGLIDYVLSFYQSMKIAKITWEPGISQIWANPGWILPIGILGGGAYYFSFNYLIKKFNYQTLGREQTVSEIDNLDNSLPLSSYQLLAREIFDILGKDNIISADNCITRVRMVVKNVDAGKIEQLNKVRFKVRKIVNKLNPKMVSDKDLQLGIGNDAQFVVDELKKCFNHQRAYNKEEGK
- a CDS encoding MurR/RpiR family transcriptional regulator produces the protein MEDFDFIKKLKHIKFNEDNVINASIATFILNNLEQIDNWTSTSVADACFTSSSSIIRFCQKLNLSGWTELKYQLKIINQRIKSSGRQINFNLKLKDNASYFFDEYTKIRDEDNKRLYLDFINKDIDLIVKKIIDAKKIFIFGFGISYYPIISFVQRLRWVDKNVICENDINVIYSYLPLITEDDVIICVSLSGTNRLIGEIIEEAKHKAYSIGIFNKETKLARNFKSYFLITSDEEQLWSIFSIRLQLLLQLLDFLYAEIIKFKL